The segment ATAAAACACTAACATTCCTACTTAAATATTATATTCTGGTCAAAATAGTCCAGGTTGGTTTTACATTTACTAGAGGAGACTAGGGTGGCCCATGTTTTTTCAGAGATATAttataaaacagattaaaaattGGTCTAAgaaatacttgtttttgttgttatacaTGGAAACATCAAGAAGTGACTAGTTTGACAGTGTTTTATCAAAAGAGGCAGAGAcattcatatttaaatattatattcTGGCCTGAATAGTCCagattgtttttacatttactagAGGAGACTAGGGTGgcccatgttttttttcagagatCTATTATAAAACGGATATAAAATTGGCCTAagaaatacttttgtttttgttttgtacatgAAAACACCGAGAAGTAACTAGTTTgtcagtgttttatttgtagAGGTAGTGACATTCTTGCTTAAATATTATATTCTGGCCAAAGATTGAGTTTGGAATTCTgcataaacaaaacagacattttaaatcaccatTTAACTAAAAGCGATAGCCAaatttcctccaaagtctgaactctgctccaaaccacatgtttttcctGACAGAGGCCTGGCTGTGGATCTCTCCATTaaacagacccaaagcaaaTGATTGACGACTGAACATGACTGAAGCTCAATCGTAGTTAAAATACGATTACTCGCCCAGCCCTGTACTGtctagggatgtaacaatatccaaatctctCTAAGATATTTTCCAGATGTGCATCTCACGGTACAGTATATTTTGTGGAGGctaataaaattgtaaatactgtatgctacttttttcctttttaaatgcCTTGACAAGCCTTTGGTTGAGTCATATTCCAAGGAATTAAGAttcagagcaaaggatcatggtttATCTTGTCgcctctgtttttgttttttttagctattgctgcaccaaaacaatacatttaagcAAAGAGAGACttgtaattttaaatattatgatGGCAAACgatttattctttattcatTCGATACTTTTGACGGTACAATATCACAATGTTTTGGTTATTCTTATGTCCCTGTATTGACtctttcttcatttatttatacagaggaacccAATGAGAACATTAGAGCTCTCTttttcctgtttaaaatgcaatacaagcagaaaagtccatataaaacattaaatacagcAATTTGCAGGCGTGTGTATGAAAGTTCGTTACTAGATTTTTTCGTTTACGATTGTCTTGTCGTCTTTTCTTTCTCAGGGATCCTTTTGCCGCTCACAGACAGCACATGAGGAGCATGTTCGACCCTTTTGGGATGGACCCCTTCGCTCTGGCTGTGCCTCAGATGCAGATGCGTCCGGCACGCAGACCGGTGACTGCGGTAAGGGGCTGTTGtgtcattttaaagtaaatgtaagcTTTCAGTTTCATTCTAACTGTTCTTTGTTTCTCACAGGCCGGTCCACTGGCGCCCTTTGGCATGATGGGAATGGTGAGCTCATAAtttattggtagttttcagactggagaatgtggtgatgtctcTTTCTCAGATGGAGTTGCAGCCTGTATTCTTGTATAAATATCAAATTGTTAAATCCACATGTGTTAATATATTGATTAGAGAAGCGTTTAAGTGTCAGCCGATACCCGATATTAACTATTCCGGGATGTAAAGTGGcgcttatttccttaaaacactgTTAGATTATTACACAAGAGATGCAGTTGTGTTACGCAACTGTTATTTAGCTTTAAAATAACttctgaacagctttgtatgattaaaagttcaaatatgtgAAGCGTTGAAGGCCAAAAATCAGCcttattacatccaattaaaggcccaaccaggataGCGACTTAATATCATGGAATCGATACTCGATCCAGGTAATTTTTCAGTATTTGCGCTGATATTTGATAATAGTATTGtttcggtgcatccctaatattAATGCCCATTATCCAGCCAATTTGAACCATCCATACCACAAAAATAACAagtaattttgtgattttagtttgattttaacaCCATAATCCTTCACAGACACAGACGTTTGAAATTTTACAAGATCGATGTTGTATTTTTCAGGGCGGCGGCTTCATGAATATGTTCGACATGATGGGAAACATGATGGGGAATATGGTAATAAGACAGTTTAAAGTCTGAGTTCACATCTTTAGCTGTGAAGTTTGAACCaacagtattatttttttcatttgcaggaAAGAATGACCGGTTCACCAAACTGTCAGAcgttttcttcttctactgtgaTTTCATACTCCGCCACAGACAATGGAGCTCCTCAAGTGTATCAGCAGACCAGTGAAACGAGGACGGGACCAGGCGGGGTAAGAGCAACGCAACTGTAAAAGGGGACATTATGAAAAGAACACATCGGGATTTACTTAGATCACAAACTTGTTCCTTTTACTAACTCATTCGTAGCAGCTTAATGATTTGCCGCGATTAGTCTATTGAGACAGGAGAGTTTGGGTGCTAGCAATAATTAACCTGCTAACATTTGACCAGCTTTACCTCCAGGTTTGTGGTcgataaaacacttaataaaaaGAATTCTagcttttgaatggggaaaagtcctcaaaatgtcgtcTTTTAAACAGGAACTTGAAACCCATAAAAGGAGGAGTGGGTTTTAAGAGTGTTTGAACATAGAGctgctcctcaaaaacagacctggagttgtgttttgtttcattcacacatgtttgagtaacactttattactagtctgttacatctccaaagctcaaaatgctcgattccaccttgtgatgtcatcaagtggtagttttcaagttaacagcaaagtttttacctttttgttctgTGGAGATTGgacattccagggctgaaatcatccaaatgattctagaagtgaaggtgtgtggagtttaaaaacacagcggagcacttcctgtatcgccacatgatgacatcacaaggtggaacagagtgtttttttcagtttgagagaagaactaaagcctaattatgcagggtttgtgtgttaaacatgtgagaatgaaacaaaaaaagacaactccaggtctgtttgtgacgaggaaacgacattagaacatagatcggagaatagtgtgatatgggccttttTAAAGAACATTTATGACATGATAATCAAAGCCATTGTTGTTTTACGTAGCAGATCTGTGTAAAAGCGTGCGTAATGGAAGTGTGTTATGTTTCCACCCCTTTGAAACTCGAACGCTCCCTCACTTTGGTCCTGCTacacagtgtttttttatttcattgagcATAGTTTGACTGACCCTGTTTCTTTTGCTCAGATCCGTGAAACTCGTCAGTCGATGCGAGACAGTGAGAGCGGTTTGGAGCGACTGGCCATCGGGCACCACATCGGGGAGAGGGCACATATAATGGAGCGCTCCCGAAACCGCCGCACTGGAGACCGGGAGGAACGACAAGACTTTATCAATCTGGATGAAAGTGAGTCCTTTTACAGctgttttaaatcagacctattgtgcttgtgtctgctctatagttataatctatgacacccgtggatcattctgttataatttgcacattttaaatcacaatattcatctaaaacaacttgataaaagaaacaagtccatttGAAAACAGTGTTGAGCTGACGTGGGCGTAAAAACCGTGGAGCTGTCGTCCCCTCCGATGGATAAACGACAATGTGACACTTTCAATTCCTTCACATATCACagattaagtaaataaatttgAAGAACAAAGTCAGTActtcacagtgggcgtgtgccaGTAGCGGTGAAAACTGGAATTGATCTGCAATGTGGCGATTAATTCCCGCACGAATCACCCCAAAAAACGACTTTGAGACCGTAAATGAGAAGTAGAAACGACTATGACAcggttaaaagctttgaaaagtcgattttgcgtaatGGGTCTAGTTTaagctgcactacgtaacttttctggtgatgaGCACgccattgtctccatggagatgttcttgctttgcctggatagCTCCACAGTGGAAATAAACTTGGATTTCTTGCATTTATCAaatttgtattgctcaaaaatgcattcttactgtgagtagagtctccacagatctgacctttaacctggCCTGgtaatagataagtttaatgccgtactttgGAGCATTTTGGGCAAACATGGAACATCTCCCTAGAGGCGACGCTCCATCAGtaacacagtgcagctttaacatggGGTTAACATGGAGACACTAGAATGAACagcttttactattttatttaccTTTAATTAACCAGGAAAGTTCTGcatatttgtattttgaatTATTGTCACATTTTCATTGAAACGTTTGAGAAAATGCATCAGTGATTTAAACATAATCAGTTCGTATTTGTAATTCCTCATTGTTACCTGAAGGTGTCTCTCTCCgtcacactccacacactcacctgaaggattattaggaacaccagactaatacggtgtttgacctttcaccttcagaactgccttaattctgcgtgccattgattcaacaaggtgctgattcattctttagaaatgttggcccatattgacaGGAGCATCTTGctgttgatggagatttgtgggatgtacatccagggcacgaagctcccgttccaccacatcccaaagatgctctatcgggttgagatctggtgactgtgggggccattgtagtacagtgaactcattgtcatgttcaagaaaccaatttgaaatgattcgagctttatgacatggtgcattattctgctggaagtagccatcagaggatgggtacatggtggtcatgaagggatggacatggtccgaaacaatgttcaggtagcccgtggaatttaaacgatgcccatttggcactaagggacctaaagtgtgccaagaaaacatcccacacaccattacaccaccaccaccaccaccaccagcacagtggtaacaaggcatgatggatccatgttctcattctgtttatgccaaattctgactctaccatttgaatttCTCAACAGACATCGatactcatcagaccaggcaacatatTTCCAGCCATCAACTGTCCAATTgtggtgagcttgtgcaaattgtagcctgtttttcctatttgtagtggagatgagtggtacccggtggggtcttctgctgttgtagtccattcgcctcaaggttgtgtgtgttgtggcttcacaaatgctttgctgcattcctcggttgtaacgagtggttatttcagtcaacgtttctcttctatcagcttgaatcactcggcccattctcctctgacctctaacaTCAACAAGAccttttcgcccacaggactgccacatactggatgtttttcccttttcacaccattctttgtaaaccctagaaatggttgtgcgtgaaaatcccagtaactgagcagattgtgaaatactcagaccggcccgtctggcaccaacaaccaggcCACACTCATAATGGCTTAAAtcccctttctttcccattctgacattcagtttggagttcaggagattgtcttgaccaggaccacacccctaaatgcactgaagcaactgccatgtgattggttgattagataattgcattaaggagaaattgaacaggttcctaataatcctttaggtgagtgtaagTATTTGAACAAGTATAATTAGTATATTgaacaatattgaacaattatcgaccgatctcaaatctgccgtttttaggcaaagtcctcgaaaaagttgtttaccaacagcttattaacttcctcgaaatgaacaactcctttgatgtcttccaatcaggttttagaccccaccacagactgagactgctcttatcaaggtgacaaatgacatccgcctgaacactgatgcaaagtctcagtcttgatcctgttagatctgagtgtttcctttgacactgtggatcatgggatcctcttacagagactaggggactgggagggcatctgtggtacggcactaaactggttcaagtcctatttagaaaacagggagtactttgttgaaattggaaaatgtgtctcagataaaatgtccctgacctgtggggtgccccaggggtcaatcttgggacccctgctgttcaatctctacatgctgccgttaggccagttaatacacagcaataatgtgtcctaccacagctctgcagatgacactcagatctatgtctcactgcagcaggtgaatatggaccagtggattcactctgccactgcatccagtagatcagtgtgtggatgctaaactcagacaagactgaagtcatcatctttgtcccaaagaaacatagagaaagtgtcagcatcacctccagtctctctctctctaaaaccttcaaatcaggctagaaatctaggggtaataatggactcagacttgaactttaacagccacatcaaatcaataacatctacagctttttaccacctaaaaaacattgcaaaattcaaaggtttactgtcaaagccagacttagagagacttatccatgcatttgtctccagtaggttaggctactgtaacggcctgctcactggcctctccaaacaagccttaacacagctgcagaacatccagaacatccagaacactgctgctcaggtcaggactagaaccaggaagtacgagcacataagtcctgtggctcaggtctctggctcctgtagctcaaagaatagactttaaagcagttctgcttgtgtataagtctctccatggcctaggtccaaagttcatctccgacatgttagtgccacatgaaccatctcgcaatttgaggacctcagggaccggcctcctgctggtgcccagagtcaggactaaacatggggaatcagcatttcagttttctgcagctaaaacctggaacagtcctgaagatgtgagacaggcctctactttgacaatgtttaaatccaggctcaaaacggttctgttcagctttgcatacgactgaaaggtttttattctgcactcttctcttttaatgttaattttatgatgattatttgtgattatttatattttgatttgtgtgattttaacgtcttttttattctgtaaagcactttgaattactttgtgtacgaattgtgctgtacaaataaacttgccttgcctaagtATCTCTTGAGTTGGTGTGAATGAACTAAAGAAAACGTTTCACTATTCTCTTACAAAATACTTTTCACAATAATTCCACTAAAACACTCGTGACAAAGCCGCTTAAACAGACTTGACGTTAAACCATATAATTCCATGtctcttttgtcatttttagctGAGGCTGCTGCGTTTGACGAGGAGTTTAGGAGAGAGGCGGGACGGTACGGCCCAAACCCGAGATCCCTGGATTACCGTGACCGACGCGGAGGAGGGCAGCAGCTGGCCCTCACTGCCCCCCCGAGTGCGGACTCCCCATCGGGCCACAGGCAAGAGTCCCCCAGACACCGCCAGCACCAGCCCCGCCCACGCTACGACTGGTGAACAGCGGGCAGGTACgtggtttatttaaaagtgcactatgtaactttttcttttcaccttcttgtctcaaAGATGTTACtagtttgtctgaaatgttccacagtagagctTTGAACTAATCCATCTGGCAGTTATTTATGGACATGGTTTTAAAAATAGAgttgtgtcctgattggctaagggactgtagaccattgtgtcgtgcgtcctgattggctgttggactgtagaccattgtgtcctgcgtcctgattggctgttggactgtagaccattgtccatcagtctcctccgtgccgtgtctcctgtccagtacagaatgtgttcggacaaatttacataaacgttggatctcagtgtgactctgaagtgctgtacgtttgcgatttgttttcttcccgacaaaacccacaatgtcgatgaaaggttccgcaccgacaaagacgcctacgaaggtttgaactttgagagagtttaaacgagagagaaatgtgagaaaatgttaacgccagtgtgagaaaagtgtataaagtgtgtggtgaggggttttacagacaaaaacagagagaataactgtaaaaaataaagttgatacttcgcggatttcgccttttctgggttatttttagaacgtgacccccgcgataaaccagggaaagacacatgaaaacacacttaCACTGAGTGaggttgcttctccacagatctaacttggCGTGGGGGGGGATCACCAGCTCGTCTCCATGTAGAAAAATAAGTGTAATgtcacacagtggaacattcaggcaaaACAGTGACGTTGCTTTGAGACAGAAGATCGCTGACCTTCACTAGTGCCTCTTTAAATGTGACGTGAGGCAGAAGAGTAGAATTTTATGGTAGAATTTGTGCTTAAACTGTTAAAAAggttcaaacattttaagagtttgactgattttaatgtccttattcagtaaagcactttgaattaccttgtgtatgagttgtgttgtacaaataaacttccctcGCCTTAACTCACCGTGTTCAGGTGAAATATCGGCAAAGTTTTGTCCAGTAGCTGATATTTAAGTGCCCATGTGAGACAATAACTAGTTTGGCCTTAGTTTTCagttggtttatggttaatacgTCTAATTACTGCGACTATCGAGACTCACCAGCAAGACAAGTCCTCACAATAACCGTCTTGACCAACTCTGGCTGAATCGTTTACATGTGACAGGGGAtctaaccaatcacagagcggcACTGTGGTTCGTGTAGAACGTTGTCAGCGAGAGCCGTCCCAGATTAAAGCGATTTAAAACTGCCTCCAGACGGCTGCACGTATGAATCTGGCGACTGTCCgcgtgaaacaaaaacaaagtccGTTCGAATGCACAAAGGTGGATCATTTCCTCACTctgttctctgtctcttttgtttCAGGActgaagtttaaaatgtgaaccagTGGATCAGGAGGAGTTTTACGAGACGTGGGACGGATTGGTCAGACTGTCATTGATTTGAACAGGACTGGACTGCCTCTACATAACACTGCACACAGAACCAAACACACGCAATAGTCTCCCTCGCAGTTGTGCAACTTTACTGTTACTTCCAAAACTCATAATGACAAATTTGAGTCCACATATTATTCTTGTactttatttataataataataaacttgaCTTGTTTTGGCCACTGCACATTAGTGCTACACAGTGCAACTGCTGTAAAACCCATTTGATGTTCGTGAAGGCGTGTGTTTGTGaaataaattgtaaaactaATAATTAAACTTAATAAGGAGTTCATTAAACattagataaataaaatgtgttccgGTGGCTTGACTTGATACCTCGTTTGATAGGAGAAGTGATGGAGTGAAGAACTAGTTTTTGTATGTACTTGTTAGACTTTTTGTGGTATTGCATGAAATAAATAAGTCACCTATTTTCATGAAGCATTTAAATGGATTTTTCTTTCTCTGTGGCACCACTTGTACGGCTTCTTAATGATCAGATGGAGTGCAAACCTACCGCAGCCAATAAAGTAATATCTGCAGCTCACGGCTCTGAGATCGGCCCTCGCTGTCTCTCTGTTCTTCTTTGGACGCCGTTTCTTTCATTTCATTCCGCACTATTTTTAAACTCATCCTCCGTCTGTGCTGTGTCTGTCGCTTGTCTACCTGTCGCCTTTGATTCTCCTCACGATGCCACTTCAAAAGCGCCGATGCTCGACCTGATCTTTTTGCACAGATATATTCTCTTACATTACACTTAAGTCgcgtttttgccatttttttaattgtattttttatgttaattaGGCTATATAACAAATACTACGCAACTTTGCTGGGGTAGCTTATgtaccacctgctcgtctccactaAAATATCATCGTTTTGTCAGAAATATTACACGGTATGGCTTTAAAAttcaccaccaggccaagttttaggtcacatctgtggagattCTGTCCTATCCTGTGCATTTTAGGgattttggagcaataaaaacacctttaattcaATAAACGCGAGATAGACAAGAGCAGGGGCGTTGAGAGACGGGGCAaacgggtctgttgtcccggggccCCAGTTTCTTAGGGGCCCGTCTTccttttaatttatattagaaggGGGCCCAACTGAGGCTTTTTACCCTGGGCcctcaaatttctgttgacaggCCTGGAAAAGAGGATAAAATgtaaagtttaatgctgtactgttgAATATTACAGGTTGAGTAATGATATTTCGACACAGTCCATcttttaaattagttttttttaatgcaaatatTGAAAAGCATATagtttctacatttttttctccagagattttttttattagctcTGTTACTCCCCGCGTAggattagaaaaacaaaaagaaatgtatcaatataaaaatataacacaaataaCCTGTATAAAACCTAATTATTTTTGCTAAATTTAATCTAATCGAcccaaaaatacaacattttactgCATCAGAGGTCATGCACGCAACCTCTGCCATCTCGCTCCAACCTTTGTTTTccatttcctcctccctcctttttttttctctctctcttcctctctctctcctctcagcaTCATACCGTGACTCAcatccccctccccctctccctcacgcttcctctccatctcccacttctcctcctcctcctccttctccctcccacactctcctctcctccatcgctCGTTTATTTGCTCAGATCTGACCACTTGCTCTGCCAGGCTTTCAAATCCGCTGCAGGtaacgtaaaaaaaaatatgtgtttttctgtgtcttCTCCTCCGTGTTATGTCTCATCCTCTGCTTTTCTGCAAAGGTTGGTATTTTCAGCTGCTAAACGGGATTTGGCGTTGGAACAGGATGACAATATATGATTCATAGAGGTGTAATTCTATCGTGTTATTACTGGTTTCTTCTGTTTAGATGTTTGCATGTTGCCATCTGTTTATCCAAAAATAATTCCTCGTTGTTCTGTTTCATTTcctttagatttgaagtgtttcCGAGCTGCAGAACTGCTTCAATCTGGCTCAGTTTGGTTCAAAAATGCACAGTCATGTTTTATAGATGGACCTAAAACACGAGCCCATAATTATTTAACCAGGAACTGACCGTGAACCAGCCCCACGATCCGGAGATGGGTCCTGGGTCGGTTGTTTCCCCCAATAAATCGCAgtcaaggatgggtcaaatgcagaaaatacGGTTTCTTGCATGTGTCTTGACGTGCTTTCAAGTTAGACTACGCAACTTTTCTCCAAACCGGTCTCAAAGGACGTGTTTTTGCTTTGACTTGactgtttcacaatatggcatttaacttatctccatggagacgagccaggtcacgttacaggtcagatttcgcactaagaatacatgtttttctgagGTATTTTCATGcacaattgaataaaaaaacaacatggataTAAGTTGAACGTCATACGGTGAAGTATTCCAGGTGACgccgtaacatctccatggagacgagcaaccG is part of the Periophthalmus magnuspinnatus isolate fPerMag1 chromosome 16, fPerMag1.2.pri, whole genome shotgun sequence genome and harbors:
- the mlf2 gene encoding myeloid leukemia factor 2, producing MFRYLNDVDEDPFMMDPFAAHRQHMRSMFDPFGMDPFALAVPQMQMRPARRPVTAAGPLAPFGMMGMGGGFMNMFDMMGNMMGNMERMTGSPNCQTFSSSTVISYSATDNGAPQVYQQTSETRTGPGGIRETRQSMRDSESGLERLAIGHHIGERAHIMERSRNRRTGDREERQDFINLDETEAAAFDEEFRREAGRYGPNPRSLDYRDRRGGGQQLALTAPPSADSPSGHRQESPRHRQHQPRPRYDW